atttttttttttttttttcaaactgttttatttataatattattataattattttttttactattactattaatattattactataattttttatttaaaattaaatttttatttaatttatttttattttttatgattttatatttatagttgtatgttcatttttttttaaaaaaaaaatatttaatttttattaatgttgggttataaatataaataatttaaaataggaataaattaattttttttttaaaataataaaaaaaaaaaaaaaaactaataggTTTCGAACCTGGTGatcatttgattattttaaaatttttttatattaaaataaaataataaataatagccTGTTATCAGGTATTAAAtctaacaaaaaaaaaacaaatttaaattaaaaattcttttcataaaattacccttaatttaataaaaaaaaaaaaaaaaaaaagtaaggTTAATAGTCACAAAAtagatttaataatagtgTTTCACAATAGGGTGTAGATCAttcctaaaaataatattttgattttaaaatttttttatttgtttatttataaaattcagATAACAActtaataaaaaactaaaaccaaaataaacCACAACCCACAACATttctttttccaaaaaaaaaaaaaaaaaaaaaaaaaatacaaattattattttttaaaaaaaaaatctaaaaaaaaagattttaataattggatGTATATTTTGTGTACAACCacacaattaattttttttttttattgtattttaaaaGGTCAAAAATAAGGGTATATATATTATGTTATTTATAacaatcaaattaaattaataaataaataaattaatttaaacacTAACCTATTATGTATAAATGCAAATTACTCACTTGATAAATCGtaataatctattttttaaaaactacatttccaaaaaataaattaaattaaattaaattataataaaaataaaaataataataataataaaaataaaaataaataaaacaatataaaaaaacaattatttttcattgtttaaaaacattttactttcaaatttcttttttttttttaatttttatttcttttagtATTCCCAAATTCCCAAATTTTtacacaaaataaaaaaaaaaaaaaaaatgaaaaatgaaaaaaaaaaaaaaaaaaaaaaaaaaaaaaaaaagataaaatataaaaactcGATTATTGtgtattttaataaaaatagtttatcaaaaaaagaaatagaaatttttaaacaaataaatataaataaataaattaaaaagaaaatgacaGATTCAGTAGTTAGAGGATTTGAAGatgaattatcatttattgaaAAGATAGATTCAGTTAGATATAGAGTTAAAAAAGGATTTGTACCAAATATGAATGTTGATGGTATGATCTATgttaatgattcaattaaagattatttatATGAAGAATTGGAACAATATTCAAAACGTGGTGTTAGTGGATTTTTACCAGCAGTTAAACAGATTGCAAATGTTGCAAGTTTACCAGGTATTGTGGGACATTCATTGGGTATGCCTGATATTCATAGTGGCTATGGGTTTAGTATTGGTAATGTTGCAGCATTTGATACAGAGGACCCGCTATCGATCGTTTCACCTGGGGGTGTTGGTTTCGATATTAATTGTGGTGTAAGATTATTAAGAACCAATTTAACAGAGAAAGAtattgaaccaattaaagAACAACTTTGCCAATCACTTTTCGACCATGTACCAGTTGGTGTGGGCTCCAAGGGTGTCATACCAATGAATATAAAGACCCTAAATCAAGCATTGGAAATGGGTGTCGACTGGTCATTGGGTGAGGGTTATGCATGGGTTGAGGATAAAGAGCATTGTGAAGAGTATGGCAGAATGTTGAATGCCGACCCAACCAAAGTGTCCGAGAGGGCAAAGAAGAGGGGTTTGCCACAATTGGGTACTTTGGGAGCTGGTAATCATTATTTAGAGGTGCAGGTGGTCGATGAAATCTATGATAAAGCAGCTGCAAATAAAATGGGTATCGATAGACAAGGTCAAATTTGTATTATGATTCATAGTGGTAGTAGAGGTTTGGGTCATCAAGTTGCAACCGATTCCTTGACTCTAATGGAGAAAGCAATGGCAAGAGATCACattcatttaaatgataaacaaTTGGCATGCTCAAGAATTAACAGTACCGAAGGTCAAGACTACCTCTCTGGTATGGCTGCCGCCGCAAATTTCGCTTGGGTAAATAGACAAAGTATGACTTTTCTAACAAGACAAGCATTTGCCAAAGCATTCAATTCAACCCCTGACGATTTAGATATGCATGTAATCTATGATGTGTCTCATAATATAGCAAAATTCGAAGAACACAATGTAAATGGTAGaccaaagaaattattagtaCATAGAAAAGGTGCAACTCGTGCATTTGCACCTCATCATCCATTGATACCCGTCGATTATCAATTCACTGGTCAACCAGTATTAATTGGTGGTACAATGGGTACTTGTAGTTATGTTTTAACTGGTACTGAATTAGGTATGAATGAAACTTTTGGTTCAACTTGTCATGGTGCAGGTAGATCTTGTTCAAGAAATAAATCtagaaataatttatcatacACTGATGTCTTGGATAGTTTACAAGCAAAAGGTATTAGTATTCGTGTTGCATCTCCAAAATTAGTTATGGAAGAAGCTCCTGAATCTTATAAAGATGTTGTACAAGTTATTGAAACTTGTCATAAAGCtggaatttcaaaaaaatctGTAAAATTAAGACCAATTGCTGTTATTaaaggttaaaaaaaataaaatttttatttgtttttaataaaaaaaaaaaaaaaaaaagaaaagaaagaaatataTCTATAATAAAATCggattttattttgtttgtttaatttgtttttgttttttttttttgatggtttTTGTACAAaggttttgttttttttttttt
This region of Dictyostelium discoideum AX4 chromosome 3 chromosome, whole genome shotgun sequence genomic DNA includes:
- a CDS encoding UPF0027 family protein, which codes for MTDSVVRGFEDELSFIEKIDSVRYRVKKGFVPNMNVDGMIYVNDSIKDYLYEELEQYSKRGVSGFLPAVKQIANVASLPGIVGHSLGMPDIHSGYGFSIGNVAAFDTEDPLSIVSPGGVGFDINCGVRLLRTNLTEKDIEPIKEQLCQSLFDHVPVGVGSKGVIPMNIKTLNQALEMGVDWSLGEGYAWVEDKEHCEEYGRMLNADPTKVSERAKKRGLPQLGTLGAGNHYLEVQVVDEIYDKAAANKMGIDRQGQICIMIHSGSRGLGHQVATDSLTLMEKAMARDHIHLNDKQLACSRINSTEGQDYLSGMAAAANFAWVNRQSMTFLTRQAFAKAFNSTPDDLDMHVIYDVSHNIAKFEEHNVNGRPKKLLVHRKGATRAFAPHHPLIPVDYQFTGQPVLIGGTMGTCSYVLTGTELGMNETFGSTCHGAGRSCSRNKSRNNLSYTDVLDSLQAKGISIRVASPKLVMEEAPESYKDVVQVIETCHKAGISKKSVKLRPIAVIKG